One genomic region from Mesorhizobium terrae encodes:
- a CDS encoding MaoC family dehydratase — MTGKKWAYEDFAEGAAIDLGPKHVTAAEIIEFASEFDFQPMHLDEEAGKAGLLGGLSASGWHTCAMFMRMICDAFILDSTSQGAPGVDHVKWKKPVLAGDTLTGKITILAKRLSKSKPRLGFVTMRAELFNQRGETVFELENTGMFLTRAGADA, encoded by the coding sequence ATGACCGGCAAGAAATGGGCCTACGAGGATTTCGCCGAAGGCGCGGCGATCGATCTCGGACCCAAACATGTGACGGCGGCCGAAATCATCGAATTCGCCTCCGAGTTCGACTTCCAGCCGATGCATCTCGACGAGGAAGCCGGCAAGGCCGGCCTGCTCGGCGGCCTCTCCGCCTCTGGCTGGCACACATGCGCGATGTTCATGCGCATGATCTGCGACGCCTTCATTCTCGACTCCACCTCGCAAGGCGCGCCCGGCGTCGACCATGTCAAATGGAAGAAGCCGGTGCTCGCCGGCGACACGCTGACTGGCAAAATCACCATCCTTGCCAAGCGGCTGTCCAAATCCAAACCCCGGCTCGGCTTCGTCACCATGCGCGCCGAACTGTTCAACCAGCGCGGCGAGACCGTGTTCGAACTGGAGAACACCGGCATGTTCCTGACACGCGCGGGAGCCGACGCATGA
- a CDS encoding MFS transporter produces the protein MVGSSHSTSVAPNIRERVIQKVAWRLLPFLGLLYFVNYLDRTNIGFAAPHGMNDALGFDKAAFGLASGIFFIGYLLLEVPSNLMLHKVGARRWIARIMVSWGIVASAMAFVPNGLTMYALRFVLGIAEAGFFPGIILYLTLWFPKRERARAVALFMVAIPLSSVFGSPLSAWLIATGHGVLFGLDGWRFMFLVEGLPAVLLGVMCWFYLTDRPQDAAWLDADERTWLQNEMDTERVQTAQRYHYPLVKALTQPRMLALAFVYFGIVYGLYAVGFFLPTIIAGFQQTFNTHYSLVEQGFIVAVPYLFGAVTMYLWARHGDSTRERVWHVAIPAIVGGLAIPVALYMQSPFTTMIAVTICAMGICAALPTFWALPTMFLTGAAAAGGIALINSLGNLAGFVGPYVTGWLTDLTGNPKAGLWLVGAFMVAAGLVAVALKAAPEPDDPRATEPDTLA, from the coding sequence GTGGTCGGTTCATCTCACTCGACTTCCGTTGCCCCCAACATCCGCGAGCGTGTCATTCAAAAAGTCGCCTGGCGGCTTTTGCCCTTCCTGGGCCTGCTCTATTTCGTCAATTATCTCGACCGCACCAATATCGGTTTCGCGGCACCCCACGGCATGAACGATGCGCTGGGCTTCGACAAGGCGGCCTTCGGGCTCGCCTCGGGCATCTTCTTCATCGGCTATCTGCTGCTCGAAGTGCCCAGCAATCTGATGCTGCACAAGGTCGGCGCGCGCCGCTGGATCGCGCGTATCATGGTCAGCTGGGGCATCGTCGCCTCTGCGATGGCGTTCGTGCCCAACGGGCTCACCATGTATGCGCTGCGCTTCGTGCTCGGCATCGCCGAGGCGGGCTTCTTCCCAGGCATCATCCTCTACCTGACGCTGTGGTTCCCCAAGCGTGAACGCGCGCGGGCGGTGGCATTGTTCATGGTGGCGATACCGCTGTCGTCGGTATTCGGTTCGCCGCTGTCGGCCTGGCTGATCGCCACCGGCCATGGCGTGTTGTTCGGGCTCGACGGCTGGCGCTTCATGTTCCTGGTCGAGGGCCTGCCGGCGGTGCTGCTCGGCGTGATGTGCTGGTTCTACCTGACCGACCGGCCGCAGGACGCGGCCTGGCTCGACGCCGACGAGCGCACCTGGCTGCAAAACGAGATGGATACCGAACGTGTCCAGACCGCGCAGCGCTATCACTATCCGCTGGTCAAGGCGCTGACGCAGCCGCGCATGCTGGCGCTGGCCTTCGTCTATTTCGGCATCGTCTACGGGCTCTATGCGGTCGGCTTCTTCCTGCCCACGATCATCGCTGGCTTCCAGCAGACCTTCAACACGCACTACTCGTTGGTCGAGCAGGGCTTCATCGTCGCCGTCCCCTACCTGTTCGGCGCCGTCACCATGTATCTGTGGGCGCGCCACGGCGACAGCACCCGCGAACGTGTCTGGCATGTGGCGATCCCGGCCATTGTCGGCGGGCTCGCCATTCCCGTCGCGCTCTACATGCAGTCACCCTTCACCACGATGATCGCGGTGACGATCTGCGCCATGGGCATCTGCGCGGCGCTGCCCACCTTCTGGGCGCTGCCCACCATGTTCCTCACAGGTGCTGCGGCGGCGGGTGGCATCGCCCTCATCAACTCGCTCGGCAATCTCGCCGGCTTTGTCGGCCCTTATGTGACCGGCTGGCTGACCGACCTGACCGGAAACCCGAAGGCCGGACTGTGGCTGGTCGGCGCCTTCATGGTCGCTGCGGGCCTCGTCGCGGTGGCGCTGAAGGCGGCACCGGAGCCGGACGATCCGCGCGCCACCGAGCCCGACACCCTGGCCTGA
- a CDS encoding acid phosphatase produces the protein MRKTSLLAGLFLIVLTATGQAEEAKPFLTNTDVDLTAILPSPPANDSAKTKAEIAEVLTMQLTRTPEMEARAKADAEENVWRFADVMGPKFTKETLPKLDAFFERVAATEGAVVDPAKDTWKRPRPHMLSDMVKPIVKPSTSGSWPSGHTTVGTMMGIILSNMVPEKRPEIMARAWEYGNNRVVAGIHYPSDIEMGRISGAVIASNLQHNAEFEAEYNAAKAELRADLGM, from the coding sequence ATGCGCAAAACCAGCCTGCTTGCCGGCCTCTTCCTCATCGTCCTGACCGCCACCGGCCAGGCCGAAGAGGCCAAGCCCTTCCTCACCAATACCGATGTCGATCTGACCGCGATCCTGCCGTCGCCGCCGGCCAATGATTCGGCCAAGACCAAGGCCGAAATCGCCGAGGTGCTGACGATGCAGCTCACCCGCACGCCCGAAATGGAAGCACGCGCCAAGGCCGACGCCGAAGAGAACGTCTGGCGCTTCGCCGACGTCATGGGTCCGAAGTTCACCAAGGAGACGCTGCCCAAGCTCGACGCCTTCTTCGAACGCGTCGCGGCCACCGAAGGCGCGGTCGTCGATCCCGCCAAGGACACCTGGAAGCGTCCCCGCCCGCATATGCTGAGCGACATGGTCAAGCCCATCGTCAAGCCGTCCACCTCGGGCTCCTGGCCGTCGGGTCACACCACGGTTGGCACCATGATGGGCATCATCCTGTCCAACATGGTTCCCGAAAAGCGGCCTGAGATCATGGCGCGCGCCTGGGAATACGGTAACAACCGCGTCGTTGCCGGCATCCATTATCCGTCCGACATCGAAATGGGCCGCATCTCCGGCGCGGTGATCGCCTCCAACCTGCAGCACAACGCCGAATTCGAGGCCGAATACAATGCGGCCAAGGCGGAACTGCGCGCCGATCTCGGCATGTAG
- a CDS encoding cytochrome b, which yields MSEGHSTYTPKTGIGRWFDARMPLPRLVYDSFVAYPVPRNLNYMWTFGGILSIMLVAQILTGIVLAMHYTSDTNLAFGSVEKIMRDVNNGWLLRYMHSNGASFFFIAVYMHIFRGLYYGSYKAPRELLWILGCIIYLLMMATGFMGYVLPWGQMSFWGATVITGFFTAIPLVGTWIQELLLGGFAVDNPTLNRFFALHYLLPFMIAGVVILHVWALHVVGQSNPTGIEVKSKTDTVAFTPYATIKDAFAMIVFLALFAYFIFYIPNYLGHPDNYIVADPLKTPAHIVPEWYFLPFYAILRAITFNIGPIDSKLGGVLAMFGAIAMLFLVPWLDTSKVRSAVYRPWYKLFFWLFAIDAILLGWLGSRPAEGSYVLMAQLATLFYFAFFLIIMPVLGLIETPRRLPNSITEAVLEKNKSGSGHPSGATAAPETKG from the coding sequence ATGAGCGAGGGACACTCGACCTATACGCCCAAGACCGGCATCGGACGCTGGTTCGACGCGCGCATGCCGCTGCCGAGGCTCGTCTATGACAGCTTCGTCGCCTATCCGGTGCCGCGCAACCTGAACTACATGTGGACGTTCGGCGGCATCCTGTCGATCATGCTGGTGGCGCAGATCCTCACCGGCATCGTGCTGGCCATGCACTACACCTCCGACACGAACCTCGCCTTCGGTTCGGTCGAGAAGATCATGCGCGACGTCAACAATGGCTGGCTGCTGCGCTACATGCACTCCAACGGCGCGTCGTTCTTCTTCATCGCCGTCTACATGCACATCTTCCGCGGTCTCTATTACGGCTCCTACAAGGCGCCGCGCGAGCTGCTGTGGATCCTGGGCTGCATCATCTACCTCCTGATGATGGCGACCGGCTTCATGGGCTACGTGCTGCCGTGGGGCCAGATGAGCTTCTGGGGCGCCACCGTCATCACCGGCTTCTTCACCGCCATTCCGTTGGTCGGCACCTGGATCCAGGAGCTGCTGCTCGGTGGCTTCGCGGTCGACAATCCGACGCTGAACCGCTTCTTCGCGCTGCACTACCTGCTGCCGTTCATGATCGCCGGCGTCGTTATTCTGCACGTCTGGGCGCTGCACGTGGTGGGCCAGTCGAACCCGACCGGCATCGAGGTGAAGTCGAAGACCGACACCGTCGCCTTCACGCCCTACGCGACCATCAAGGATGCGTTCGCGATGATCGTGTTCCTGGCGCTGTTCGCCTACTTCATCTTCTACATCCCGAACTATCTCGGCCATCCCGACAACTACATCGTTGCCGATCCGCTGAAGACGCCGGCCCACATCGTTCCGGAATGGTACTTCCTGCCGTTCTACGCGATCCTGCGCGCCATCACCTTCAACATCGGGCCGATCGATTCCAAGCTCGGCGGCGTGCTCGCCATGTTCGGCGCCATCGCCATGCTGTTCCTAGTGCCGTGGCTCGACACCTCGAAGGTCCGTTCGGCTGTCTACCGGCCCTGGTACAAGCTGTTCTTCTGGCTGTTCGCGATCGACGCCATCCTGCTCGGCTGGCTGGGCTCGCGTCCGGCGGAAGGCTCCTATGTGCTGATGGCGCAGCTGGCGACGCTGTTCTACTTCGCCTTCTTCCTGATTATCATGCCGGTGCTCGGGCTGATCGAGACGCCGCGGCGTCTGCCCAACTCGATCACCGAGGCGGTTCTGGAAAAGAACAAGTCCGGCTCCGGGCATCCGTCGGGCGCCACCGCCGCTCCGGAAACCAAGGGCTGA
- a CDS encoding DUF6665 family protein, with the protein MSLRPPSRFSGNSASEMLFDALGHEILAEKAAALGRAGERAEKAIARLRAHAGDEPGRVKLLKEAADAVYAWFIQRELCGFRRHDAVIRDLEIPREVLVRLGAG; encoded by the coding sequence ATGTCGTTGCGCCCTCCCTCCCGTTTCTCCGGCAATTCCGCCTCCGAAATGCTGTTCGATGCGCTCGGCCACGAAATCCTGGCCGAGAAGGCGGCGGCGCTCGGCAGGGCTGGCGAACGGGCAGAAAAAGCCATCGCTCGCCTGCGCGCCCATGCCGGCGATGAGCCCGGCCGGGTCAAACTGCTCAAGGAGGCGGCGGACGCGGTCTATGCCTGGTTCATCCAGCGCGAATTGTGCGGCTTCCGTCGTCACGATGCGGTGATCCGCGACCTTGAAATCCCGCGCGAAGTGCTTGTCAGGCTGGGTGCGGGCTAG
- the corA gene encoding magnesium/cobalt transporter CorA yields the protein MIKAFVVDNDRLRVADYLEEQRDSIVWVDLFNPTKEEETAVETVFGIAVPTREEMEEIEVSSRLYVEDGGYFMTANLPSQTEADKPEMSPVTFALANKRLVTVRYHEPRAFKTFPLRAEKVATGCTSADTILVGLLEAIVDRLADILEKIGRDIETISHDIFEATATSASRRNRDFQELLKSIGRKEDLASSVRDSLISLQRLAGFLTHAATQTKMGKDSRARIKTLSRDVVSLADHSAFLSQKIGFLLDATLGMISIEQNAIIKIFSVAAVIFLPPTLVASIYGMNFEAMPELKWQVGYPLAIGLMIVSAVLPYWYFRRRGWL from the coding sequence ATGATCAAGGCCTTCGTCGTGGACAATGATCGGCTGCGCGTTGCCGACTACCTCGAAGAACAGCGCGACAGCATCGTCTGGGTCGACCTTTTCAATCCCACCAAGGAAGAAGAGACGGCCGTCGAGACGGTGTTCGGCATCGCCGTGCCGACCCGCGAGGAGATGGAGGAGATCGAGGTTTCCTCGCGCCTCTATGTCGAGGACGGCGGATATTTCATGACCGCCAACCTTCCCTCGCAGACCGAAGCCGACAAACCGGAAATGTCGCCGGTCACCTTTGCCCTCGCCAACAAGCGCCTCGTCACCGTGCGCTATCATGAGCCGCGCGCCTTCAAGACCTTCCCGCTGCGCGCCGAAAAGGTGGCGACCGGTTGCACCAGCGCCGACACCATCCTGGTCGGCCTGCTCGAGGCGATCGTCGACCGGCTGGCCGATATCCTCGAAAAGATCGGCCGCGACATCGAGACGATCTCGCATGACATCTTCGAGGCGACCGCCACCAGCGCCTCGCGCCGCAACCGCGACTTCCAGGAGCTCCTGAAGAGCATCGGCCGCAAGGAAGACCTTGCCTCCAGCGTACGCGACAGCCTGATCTCGCTACAGCGGCTGGCCGGTTTCCTGACCCATGCCGCCACGCAGACCAAGATGGGCAAGGACAGCCGCGCCCGCATCAAGACGCTTTCGCGCGACGTCGTTTCGCTGGCCGACCATTCCGCCTTCCTGTCGCAGAAGATCGGCTTCCTGCTCGACGCCACGCTCGGCATGATCTCGATCGAACAGAACGCCATCATCAAGATCTTCTCGGTGGCCGCCGTCATCTTCCTGCCGCCGACGCTGGTGGCATCGATCTACGGCATGAATTTCGAGGCGATGCCGGAATTGAAATGGCAGGTCGGCTACCCGCTTGCCATCGGCCTGATGATCGTGTCGGCGGTGCTGCCCTACTGGTACTTCCGCCGGCGCGGTTGGCTTTGA
- a CDS encoding ABC transporter ATP-binding protein: MSTGGFRDRIWRTVEGTIDPFSDTDREVLPADAWRFILYFANQAKGAFLLLLVTGGLAGAVDAAMYWSVGWLIDLLDKSSPAALLRDHWLALVGLLFLILVVRAVIMIASAIVEQQVVVPGFYSMVRWQAFRRVIQQPYGFYQNDFAGRIATKIMQGGEAVGDFIINVLQTMWSFLTFLILAITILVSLDPLMGVVVALWFAGYAGIVWFLLPEMRRAGRETADQRSVFNGRLVDAFTNIVAVKLFDSGKREHAYIRDGLEGFLTAVVRLTRAITTVRSSVAILNGIMMSLIAVIAVLNWTTGHISTGAIAAALGLVFRLNQMSGWMMFNINGLVRNYATIQDATRTISVTPAIRDSENAVAMPRSSGDIRFENVSFHYGKEGGVIDNLNLHIRPGERVALVGPSGAGKTTVVNLMLRLFDVEKGRILIDGRDIRDLTQASLRAQFGVVSQEAMLMHRSIRDNIGYGREGASDAEIVEAARRAAAHDFIVDVEDPRGRKGYEAQVGERGVKLSGGQRQRVAIARMMLKDAPILILDEATSALDSEVEAAIQDNLYQLMEGKTVLAIAHRLSTIAALDRLVVMDKGRIVEEGTHDELVALDGLYARLWKRQSGGFLFNEQDPLDETRAAE, encoded by the coding sequence GTGAGCACCGGAGGATTCCGAGACCGCATCTGGCGTACCGTCGAGGGCACCATCGACCCGTTCAGCGACACGGATCGGGAAGTGCTGCCGGCGGATGCCTGGCGGTTCATTCTTTATTTCGCCAACCAGGCCAAGGGCGCGTTCCTTTTGCTTCTGGTCACCGGCGGCCTCGCGGGCGCCGTCGATGCGGCCATGTACTGGTCGGTCGGCTGGCTGATCGACCTGCTCGATAAATCGTCGCCGGCCGCATTGCTACGCGATCATTGGCTGGCGCTGGTCGGGCTCTTGTTCCTCATCCTTGTGGTGCGCGCCGTCATCATGATCGCCTCGGCGATCGTCGAGCAGCAGGTGGTGGTGCCGGGTTTCTATTCCATGGTGCGCTGGCAGGCGTTCCGCCGAGTGATCCAGCAGCCCTACGGCTTCTACCAGAACGACTTTGCCGGCCGCATCGCCACCAAGATCATGCAGGGCGGCGAGGCCGTCGGCGATTTCATCATCAACGTCCTGCAGACCATGTGGTCGTTCCTGACCTTCCTGATCCTGGCGATCACCATCCTGGTCTCGCTCGATCCGCTGATGGGCGTTGTCGTGGCTTTGTGGTTCGCCGGTTACGCCGGCATCGTCTGGTTCCTCCTGCCTGAAATGCGGCGCGCCGGGCGCGAGACCGCCGACCAGCGCTCGGTCTTCAACGGCCGGCTGGTCGACGCCTTCACCAACATCGTCGCGGTGAAGCTGTTCGACAGCGGCAAGCGCGAGCATGCCTATATCCGCGACGGGCTGGAGGGGTTCCTGACGGCGGTGGTGCGGTTGACCCGTGCCATCACCACCGTCCGCTCCTCGGTCGCCATCCTCAACGGCATCATGATGAGCCTGATCGCCGTCATCGCGGTGTTGAACTGGACGACCGGCCATATCTCGACGGGCGCGATAGCGGCCGCGCTCGGCCTCGTCTTCCGGCTTAACCAGATGTCGGGCTGGATGATGTTCAACATCAACGGGCTGGTGCGCAACTACGCCACCATCCAGGACGCCACGCGAACCATCTCGGTGACGCCGGCCATCCGCGATTCGGAAAATGCCGTCGCCATGCCGCGCTCCAGCGGCGACATCCGCTTCGAGAACGTCTCCTTCCACTATGGCAAGGAAGGCGGCGTCATCGACAATCTGAACCTCCACATCCGCCCGGGCGAGCGCGTCGCGCTGGTCGGGCCGTCGGGCGCCGGCAAGACGACTGTCGTAAACCTGATGCTCAGGCTGTTCGATGTCGAAAAGGGCCGCATCCTCATCGATGGCCGCGACATCCGCGACCTGACGCAGGCGTCGCTGCGCGCCCAGTTCGGCGTGGTCAGCCAGGAAGCGATGCTGATGCACCGCTCGATCCGCGACAATATCGGCTATGGCCGCGAAGGCGCCTCCGACGCCGAGATCGTCGAGGCGGCCAGGCGGGCCGCCGCGCACGACTTCATCGTCGACGTCGAGGATCCACGCGGTCGCAAGGGTTATGAGGCGCAGGTCGGCGAGCGCGGCGTCAAATTGTCCGGCGGCCAGCGGCAGCGGGTGGCGATTGCCCGCATGATGCTGAAGGACGCGCCGATCCTCATTCTCGACGAGGCGACCTCGGCGCTCGATTCGGAGGTCGAGGCGGCGATCCAGGACAATCTCTATCAACTGATGGAGGGCAAGACCGTCCTCGCCATCGCGCATCGGCTCTCCACCATCGCGGCACTCGACCGGCTGGTGGTGATGGACAAGGGCCGAATCGTCGAGGAAGGCACCCATGACGAGTTGGTGGCGCTCGACGGTCTTTATGCCCGGCTGTGGAAACGCCAGTCCGGCGGCTTCCTCTTCAACGAGCAAGACCCGCTGGACGAGACCAGGGCGGCGGAGTGA
- the petA gene encoding ubiquinol-cytochrome c reductase iron-sulfur subunit, which produces MAGVVGAASVAWPFIDQMRPDASTRALASVEVDVSSLTPGMSLTVKWRGKPVFIRNRTPEEVKAAQEVKLDELKDPLARNANLASDAPANDVDRSAGKGKENWLVMIGVCTHLGCIPLGQQGDFGGWFCPCHGSQYDTSGRIRRGPAPENMAVPVFSFISDTKIRVG; this is translated from the coding sequence ATGGCCGGCGTTGTCGGCGCGGCTTCGGTCGCCTGGCCGTTCATCGACCAGATGCGGCCCGACGCCTCGACGCGCGCGCTGGCCTCGGTCGAGGTGGACGTGTCCTCGCTGACCCCCGGCATGTCGCTGACCGTCAAGTGGCGTGGCAAGCCGGTCTTCATCCGCAACCGTACCCCGGAAGAGGTGAAGGCCGCGCAGGAAGTCAAGCTGGACGAGCTGAAGGACCCGCTCGCCCGCAACGCCAACCTCGCCTCGGATGCCCCGGCGAACGACGTTGACCGCTCCGCCGGCAAGGGCAAGGAGAACTGGCTGGTGATGATCGGCGTGTGCACCCATCTCGGCTGCATCCCGCTCGGCCAGCAGGGCGATTTCGGCGGCTGGTTCTGCCCGTGCCATGGTTCGCAATACGACACGTCCGGCCGTATCCGCCGGGGCCCGGCGCCGGAAAACATGGCCGTGCCGGTCTTTTCATTCATCTCCGATACCAAGATCCGCGTCGGCTGA
- a CDS encoding adenine phosphoribosyltransferase, with translation MTSSSTDTLLASIRTIPDYPKPGILFRDITTLLGNAQAFRRAIDELVHPYAGRKVDKIAGIEARGFILGGAVAHQLSAGFVPIRKKGKLPHETVRVAYSLEYGLDEMEMHKDGVAPGEKVILIDDLIATGGTAEAAVKLLRQIGADIIAACFVIDLPDLGGRKKLEALNVPVRTLMAFDGH, from the coding sequence ATGACATCTTCTTCGACCGACACGCTGCTGGCCTCGATCCGCACCATTCCGGACTATCCGAAGCCCGGCATCCTGTTTCGTGACATCACCACGCTTCTCGGCAATGCCCAGGCCTTCCGGCGCGCCATCGACGAGCTGGTGCATCCCTATGCCGGCCGCAAGGTCGACAAGATCGCCGGCATCGAGGCGCGCGGCTTCATCCTCGGCGGCGCCGTCGCCCACCAGTTGTCGGCCGGCTTCGTGCCGATCCGCAAGAAGGGCAAGCTGCCGCACGAAACCGTGCGCGTCGCCTACAGCCTGGAATACGGGCTGGACGAGATGGAGATGCACAAGGACGGCGTGGCGCCGGGCGAAAAGGTCATCCTGATCGACGACCTGATCGCCACCGGCGGCACGGCGGAGGCGGCGGTCAAGCTGCTGCGCCAGATCGGCGCCGATATCATCGCCGCCTGTTTCGTCATCGATCTGCCGGACCTCGGCGGCCGCAAGAAGCTCGAGGCGCTCAATGTGCCGGTGCGTACCCTGATGGCCTTCGACGGCCACTGA
- a CDS encoding MaoC family dehydratase, with amino-acid sequence MSLDDYLGIGTTVTLGSHRFEPEEIKAFARKYDPQIFHVDEEAAKHSLLGGLCASGWHTAATWMKYNLTTPRPTGAVWKGPGAEPEFGPSPGFRNLKWLKPVFAGETVTFTRTGVAHRPLASRPGWRLLTILCEAFDSTGDKVIEFESSVLVKAE; translated from the coding sequence ATGAGCCTCGACGACTATCTCGGCATCGGCACCACCGTCACCCTCGGCTCGCACCGCTTCGAGCCCGAGGAGATCAAGGCCTTCGCCCGCAAATACGACCCGCAGATCTTCCATGTCGACGAGGAAGCCGCCAAGCACAGCCTGCTCGGTGGTCTGTGCGCGTCAGGCTGGCACACCGCCGCCACCTGGATGAAGTACAACCTGACAACGCCGAGACCAACCGGCGCGGTCTGGAAAGGCCCCGGCGCGGAGCCGGAATTCGGTCCCTCCCCCGGCTTCCGCAATCTGAAATGGCTGAAACCGGTCTTCGCCGGCGAGACCGTCACCTTCACCCGCACCGGCGTCGCCCATCGCCCGCTCGCCTCGCGGCCGGGCTGGCGGCTGCTGACAATCCTGTGCGAGGCCTTCGATTCCACCGGCGACAAGGTGATCGAGTTCGAAAGCTCGGTGCTGGTGAAGGCCGAATAG
- a CDS encoding GNAT family N-acetyltransferase — protein MAVSFAYLLQPLQPTAPPFQPLLEESRRNGFDMLARLGSNWTEGGNRFDAMGEMLLGAWRDGELAGVCGLNIDPYVAGRRQGRVRHLYVGEAHRRRGVGAMLVGAVIDAAGRHFSVLNTRAPVEAHRFYESLGFQRVQQDFVTHRLMLDGRLHQPALEERH, from the coding sequence ATGGCCGTCTCGTTCGCCTATCTGTTGCAGCCTCTCCAGCCGACGGCGCCGCCGTTCCAGCCATTGCTGGAGGAAAGCCGGCGGAACGGTTTTGATATGCTGGCGCGGCTCGGGAGCAATTGGACCGAAGGCGGCAATCGTTTTGACGCGATGGGCGAGATGCTTTTGGGCGCATGGCGCGACGGCGAGCTGGCAGGCGTGTGCGGCCTCAACATCGATCCTTATGTCGCCGGGCGCCGACAGGGCAGGGTGCGGCACCTCTATGTTGGCGAAGCCCATCGCCGGCGCGGCGTGGGCGCCATGCTGGTCGGCGCGGTGATCGACGCCGCCGGCCGGCACTTTTCCGTGCTGAACACCCGTGCACCGGTCGAGGCGCATCGTTTCTACGAATCGCTGGGTTTCCAACGCGTCCAGCAGGACTTCGTCACGCATCGCCTGATGTTGGACGGGCGTTTGCATCAGCCTGCTCTCGAGGAAAGGCACTGA
- a CDS encoding LysE family translocator, with amino-acid sequence MDASALWLYFVLLVGIIVVPGMDMLFVLANALSGGRQAGIAATVGIMLGGICHTIFGTVFVTGLSTLLPVVAPVMMVAGSLYMMWIGYTLARSAISVDTVEAAAARPLGTILAQGMLTCVLNPKAWLFVLAVYPQFMKPIYGPIWLQALIMGTMTVTVQMAVYGGLALAALRGRDALTDNHAATIWMGRGAGLLLMAVAAFTLFRAVRGM; translated from the coding sequence ATGGATGCCAGCGCCTTGTGGCTCTATTTCGTTCTGCTCGTCGGCATCATCGTCGTGCCCGGCATGGATATGCTTTTCGTGCTGGCCAATGCGCTCAGCGGCGGGCGTCAGGCAGGCATCGCGGCAACGGTCGGCATCATGCTCGGCGGCATCTGCCACACCATCTTCGGCACTGTCTTCGTCACCGGTCTGTCGACCCTGCTGCCGGTCGTCGCCCCCGTCATGATGGTGGCCGGCTCGCTCTACATGATGTGGATCGGCTACACGCTTGCCCGCAGCGCGATTTCCGTCGACACGGTCGAGGCGGCGGCGGCACGCCCGCTCGGCACGATCCTGGCGCAGGGCATGCTCACCTGCGTGCTCAACCCCAAGGCCTGGCTGTTTGTGCTCGCCGTCTACCCGCAATTCATGAAACCGATCTACGGCCCGATCTGGCTGCAGGCTCTGATCATGGGGACGATGACCGTCACCGTGCAGATGGCCGTCTATGGCGGCCTGGCACTGGCGGCGCTGCGCGGTCGCGATGCGCTGACCGACAACCACGCCGCCACCATCTGGATGGGACGCGGCGCCGGCCTGCTTCTGATGGCGGTCGCCGCCTTCACTCTGTTTCGGGCTGTCAGGGGGATGTGA
- a CDS encoding cytochrome c1 codes for MKKILISLAAVSALFVGAAAYAEEAGKAGEASHEANPTHFPIHKPKEMNWTFAGPFGTYDKAQLQRGLKVYKEVCSACHSMKLVAFRTLSDLGYSEAQVKAFAAGYTVPDGPNDAGEMFERPGIPSDYFPSPYPNDKAAAASNGGAVPPDMSLLAKARGIERGFPQFVIDIFTQYATGGPDYIHGLITGYDQQPPAGMTVPEGTHYNPYFNAGVSLKMPKPISDGQVTYDDGAPQTVEQYSEDVSAFLMWAAEPHLEDRKKTGFRVMIFLLLFAVLMYLTKRKVWSNVAH; via the coding sequence ATGAAGAAGATTCTCATTTCGCTCGCGGCGGTCTCCGCGCTCTTCGTCGGCGCGGCCGCCTATGCCGAGGAAGCGGGCAAGGCAGGGGAGGCTTCGCATGAGGCCAACCCGACGCATTTCCCGATCCACAAGCCGAAGGAGATGAACTGGACCTTCGCGGGGCCGTTCGGCACCTACGACAAGGCACAGCTGCAGCGCGGCCTGAAAGTGTACAAGGAAGTGTGCTCGGCCTGCCACTCGATGAAGCTGGTGGCTTTCCGCACGCTCTCCGACCTCGGTTACTCGGAAGCGCAGGTCAAGGCCTTCGCCGCCGGCTACACCGTTCCGGATGGCCCGAACGACGCCGGCGAGATGTTCGAGCGCCCCGGCATTCCTTCCGACTATTTCCCGTCGCCCTATCCGAACGACAAGGCCGCTGCCGCGTCGAACGGCGGCGCGGTTCCGCCTGATATGTCGCTGCTTGCCAAGGCGCGCGGCATCGAGCGCGGCTTCCCGCAGTTCGTCATCGACATCTTCACGCAGTACGCCACCGGCGGTCCGGACTATATCCACGGCCTGATCACCGGCTACGACCAGCAGCCGCCGGCCGGCATGACCGTTCCCGAAGGCACGCACTACAACCCGTATTTCAACGCGGGTGTGTCGCTGAAGATGCCGAAGCCGATCTCCGACGGCCAGGTCACCTATGACGACGGCGCGCCGCAGACGGTCGAGCAATATTCGGAAGACGTTTCCGCCTTCCTGATGTGGGCCGCCGAGCCGCATCTGGAAGACCGCAAGAAGACCGGCTTCCGCGTCATGATCTTCCTCTTGCTGTTCGCGGTGCTGATGTATCTGACCAAGCGCAAGGTGTGGTCGAACGTCGCTCACTGA